CTTAAGGACAGATTACACGAAAAGTCTTTTTAATGGCCGCGCCAGCTTTTACGGGTTTTATGAGATAGCACATACCAATCTGGACACTTCTGTCGGAGGAGGCGGGGGCACGAGTGTGAACATCCCTGTCTTCCCTTTTCAAGGTCTTTCATCCTTGACGAACACACCGGCCCTTGGCGCCCTTGACCCAAACCCTTTTCTTATCGACAATGTCACTACAGCGAGTGCAGGAATAAATATAGGGCTTCCCCCTGTGGGAGGAGATACAAGGCCGCGAAATATCGGCCTTGATTTTCTTGCAGCGACGGGAGTGAACACGCTTTTTGTCTGGATTGACAGGGATCAGCTCCCTGATGTAATAGCCAACTCTTACTCGTGGGCGGTCTACACGAGCTCCGATAATCTGAATTGGACATTAATCATGCAGCAGGCCTCAGCGACATTCATTCAGCTTTCGAACCATTTTGAGATAACTTTCCCGGATACGTCCGCGAGATATATCAAGGTCGTCGTCAGCCCTCTTTCGCCGACTGTGGCCGCATCTGTACCGTCTTTCCCGGATCCGGACAAGATATTCGTCACCGAGATTCAGGCCTTTACAAAGCAAACTTCCTCTACGAATCGCAGCCGCAGTCTGTCCTCAACAACGCAAAGGGTCAATACGGATCTGCGTGTCATTATCCTCGAAAGGCCTGACCTTTATTACGACGTCTCATATTCCCTCGTAACGGCAAGTGCCGGCGGAATCCGTTCTCCTTCGGTATGGACTCTGTCAAACCTCCTTGGTCTGACCCAGCCACTGAGCAGTATTTTCACGGCGAGGGCTACTGTATCAAGGCAGGACCTTAAGAACGGCAATGCCGAGAAGGTAGTAAACTATAACTGGAACGCAGCCGTCGATGCTGTCCCTCTCAGTACCCTTTCGCAGACTCTGACTTACGGCGGAAGCCTCCTGGAGCAGCCTCAGGGATCGACAACCCAACATAGTCTTTATCTCAGCAACACGGCCCAATTGTACACAGGCATCAGCGCCTATCTCAATGCCGGGACCTTCCTTACCTCCGATTACACCGGCAGAGACAACAAAGGTTCCACCCTGAATTTTGGGGTTACGATGTCTCCCACGAGGAAACTGTCGCTGACTCTGAGCGGCAATCTTTCTAATTCGCGGCAATCCGGGGGCGGACAGCCGAGCAATTCAACATCAACTTCTAGCAAGGATCTTGCACTCTCCTATACACCCTTTCCCTCGGTTTATTTTACTGCTGATTGGGCCTGGCAAGAAAACAATTTCGTACAGAATTACCAGGTCGACTGGTCTCCGTTCCAGGGAGGAGATTTGCAGTGCAGCTTCTATTACAATGAGGTTCTCAATGATCAGAACAATTCAAAAAGCAGGCTCATAAGGCCCTATCTAAGATTGAATCTCAGGAAAGCTGGCTATTTGACACTCTCCTATTCTATAATTAAAGACAGCTCTAACGCTGCAACAGTAGGCGCGATACAACAGAAATCGCAGGAGACGCAAGAGGTTTTTGCGGTTGAATACAGGCTGAATTTTTGATGATCCCTGGGAGGAGAACATGGGAAGCAGGGTGAAGGGAGCAGCAATATGCGCAGTTGCAATGTTCATTGTCATGGTGTCAGCGTGCGCATCCCATCGGCTTGATGTCTGGCGTGACGAGAACATGGATTTTGGGGCGATTAAGACTGTCGCAGTGATGCCTTTTGCGAACCTGTCTCAAGTGCAGCAGGCTGGATCCAGGGTACGAGATACCTTCATGGGCAGACTCATAGCAACAGGTGGAGTCTATGTCTTGCCGCCGGGTGATGTCGCGCGAGGTATTGCGAGGGCCGGGGTTGCAGAGCCGACTGCCCCGTCTCAGGAGGAGGCAATGAAGTTTTGCGGTATCGTGAAGGCAGATGCCGTGATTACCGGGGTGGTCAAAGAATACGGAGAGGTCAGATCAGGTCAGGCTATCGGCTCTATCATCGCTCTAAGCATGAGCATGCTTGAGGGCCAGACAGGGAAGATTGTATGGACTGCCAGCTCTCAAGAAGGTGGTATCAGCGTGAAGGACCGCCTCTTAGGTCCGAGCGGAAAACCCATGAATGAGGTGACGGAACAGGCGGTAGATGATATCATCGACAAGCTCTTTTAATATCAATAAGAGAGTACTCGTTGTCCTCTCCTCCTTCTTCCTCTTCTTCTCCGGATGCGCAAATATCGGTGGGCAGGCCTTCGTTGCGAAGCCCGTGGCAGTCAAGAATGTCCTGCTGGCAGTTTATCCCATCACCAACCTGACCGGAAAAAAGGCGCCTCTGAAAGAGACACGTCAGTTGGTGATCGGGCGACTGCAGGCCCAGGGGGTGAACGTCCTGAGTGATGAGGCGTTAGAAAAAATTATGGTAAGGCACCGGATCCGCTATGTAGGAGGATTGTCGCGTGAGGAATCTGAGTCGTTTAAGTCGGAGCTGGGAATAGACGCTGTTCTCATTATTTTCTATGAGCTCTACGATGACGGCTATCCTCCTAAGATTGCTTTGACTGCAAGATTGGTTTCGACGGGAGGGAGACCTGTAATTTTGTGGTCTGAAAGTGTAGGTTTAGCAGGCGACGATAGACCTGGGATTCTCGGATTAGGTCTGGTCAGTGACCCTCAGATACTCCTGGACAGGGCAGTCTTGCATCTCTCAGACTCCCTCATAGACTATTTATCGTCTGCAGGGATAGGCATGAGAGAGATTGAGGCGGGTTCGGGCGATGAACGCTCGAAAGAGCTGTCTGGCAAGACCGTCCCCCCTAGTTCGGTATGGAATTTAATAAAGGATCTCTTCGGTTCTTTTAAGCCGAGGAGCTATTACATAACTCCTTTCATGGACGCACACAAGAGATACTCTGTGGTGGTTATGCCATTTCAAAATAGATCAGGTAGAATAAATGCAGGTGATGTGTTGATGCTTGAGTTTATCCGGCAGTTGGCCAGTCTGAAGGAGATCACGGTTATCGATCCAGGCATCGTTCGGCAAACGATGCTCGATGAGAGGATAATGATGCGAGACAGCATCTCCCTCGCGGATTTTGACCTTATTACCTCGCGGGTCGGGGCCGATTTGGTGCTTGCCGGAACAGTAACCGATTATTATGATTATCAGGGTCCCGTTGGTACGTGCTATGTGGCGTTTTCTGTGTTGCTGATAGAAAAAAAGCAGAGAATGACGGTTTTTAGTTCTGACAGCCATAATACGGGAGATGATAGGATCACCGTATTTGATTTGGGTAAGATAAGGACAGCGTCTTCGCTGACATCAGAAATGGTCCAGGCAACGGTTGGGCTACTTTCCAAAGGACTGGATAGACGAGAACTTAAGAAGGGAGTGTTATGAAAGCATTTGTCCGCAGACTGAGCATAGGTTTCTCTTTGTTTCTCTTTATTGGCATGTCAGCGCTTGCTTATGGGCAGAACCCATCTGGAGAGGGCGAAGGGAGACAGTCAGACACGACGGGGGGATATATTCTGGTGAAAACCCCTATCACTTCACCACAGGAAGAGTCAGGGGGCTCCGTTCTCCAGAGAGTTCCCATCAATTCATCTCGCTTCTCCGATGTCGCCCTTGCGTCGGTCAATGATGATCCTATCACGTTTCGGGAATTCAGAAAATCCCTTGCAGAGATTCACGGTGAAATGTCGGAAAAAACAGATAAGGCAGGTCGTATAGACTTTGCGCAGGTCTTGAGAAGACTGATTAATACGCGGCTTGCCGTAGCGGAAGCAAAGGAGATAGGTATTGACGAACAACCTGAAATACGCGAGGAGGTAAAGGCATTCGCTAAACAGGCTCTCAGGAGCCTTATGCTCGACCAGCTCACGAAAGATGTCGTACCAGATGAAGCCGAGGTGGAGAAGCTCTATCAGGACCGTCTTGAAGAGTTCAAGCTAAAAGAGGTCTGGTTTTTGAAGAAGGAAGATGCGGAGAAGATGGAGGAGGCGGTAAAGGCCGGAAAGGATTTCGATAATGAGGCTAAACAGATGATTGCTCATCACACGGCGGACACATACAAGGAAGAGAGCCTTAAAAAGGGCGATATGGGGCCTGAGATAAGAGATGCAATTTCCGGCATGGCCGTCGGCAGTGTGAGCCCGATCATCCCTACGCAGAAAGTTTTCCTTATCCTGAAACTGGAGGATGTTCAGTCCTCAAAAGACCCGGCGGCGGTGCGGGAAGAAGCTCGGGCAGAAGCGCTTTCCAAGAAACGGACAAAGGTGATAGAGGAAAATACCAAGGCATTGTCGGAAAAGTATCTGAAACTCGACCAGGAACTCTTTGACTCCCTTGACTTTGAGGCTGAAAAGCCCGGCTTTCTCAGTCTCATGGAAGATAAAAGGGTTCTTGTCGAGGTGAAAGGCGGCGAACCGATTACTGTCGGAGAGTATACGAACGACATAAAGGATACTTATTTCCACGATGTAGAAGGGGCGATCAAGAGGAAGAGGGTCAACAGGAAGAAAAAGGACATGCTCTATAGCATTCTTTCCAAGAGAGCTATCTTAATGGAAGCCCTGGCAAGGGGTATTGATAAGACAGACGAGTATAAGGCGTTGGTGAGAGATTACGAAGACAGCGTGGTCTTTTCGGCCTTTGTGAGCAAAGTTGTCGTCCCCGACGTCAAAGTCTCTCGCGCTGAAGTGGAAGCATATTATCATGAACATCAGTCAGAGTTTTCTACCCGCGAACAGATAAAGTTCGACAGTATTATCTTTGATAAGAGGGATGAAGCAGAGAAGGCGATTGAAGAACTGAGAAAGGGCACTGACCCCAAATGGATAAAGGAAAATGCCGAGGGCCAGGTGGATAAAAAAACTGCCGGTGGTTCCGATGAAGAGGTCGGCGGCGAACTCCTGAATATGTCGGACTTGCCTGAAGGTCTGCACAAGGCTGTCTTGGGCGTTAAGCCCGGCGACGTGAGGCTATATATGAGTTCAAGAGGGTATTTTTATGTCCTCATGATACGAGAGGTCTACCCCCCAAGGCCGTTACCCCTTCAGGCGGTAGGTAATACAATATCTGATAGACTCTTCAGTGAGAAATTAAACAAGCACTTTGACGAATTGATGGGTAAACTATGGGGCTCCTACAGTGTAAAGATATTTGCGGACGACCTCGCAAAACAGATAAAAGAATATAAGCCCTAGTGTAGTGCGGCCAACGCTTCTTTACATATGTGACGTGCAAGGGACTTTGCGACCTTTCTCATGTAAAGGGATTTCTGACTCACTACAGGCGGAATATTGACTCTTCCAGGGAGTCTTTGGTAATGCCGATATCTTTTTAAAAAGGTAGGTTTTTTGGTCATGCCGTTTATGGCCTATTTTCTTCGATACTGACTATCTTCGCACAGAAAGCGGGCGGCACTTTAAGGATGACGACCTTCGTGCCGTTATCAACCCAGCCTGCTCGTGGCTGCCACGAAGTCTCGTGAAATATTAAAGGTTATTATATTGAAGATGGATACGGTACCGAAGCATACTACACCTCATACAACCCTGTATGTCAGCCACTTATTCATCCTTACCGTCGGGTTTTTTATCGGGATTTTTGCTTCATATCTGTTCATGCTGATCCCCTTTGATTTTTCGTCTGAACTTCGAAAGGCCAGAGAACTGGGAATCGTGAGCATATCTACCCTCGTGGACCATCCAAAAACAAAAGACTTTGTGGCCTATTTTTCTCTCCTCTTTTTCCCTTTTTCGTTTTCTGTCCTTCCCTGGTATTTCTGGGCAAGGCGAAGAATGACTCAGTTGAGTGAATTATTTAAGTGTCCGGAGGCGCACGCTCCGGGGGGAAAATATGCCTCCACATTACTTGGTCTTCTGGCAATCTGCGCTTGTGTCATATTGACATTTCGAATCAGTGAGTTTTACATGGCCAATTACAATCCCTTTGTCGGATCATGGCCGTTTCTTGGAGAAGAGGGAGAGAACCTTGCCTGGGCTCAGAGCATCCTTTCCGGCGGCTTATATGGAAAGGACTTCTTCTGCTCTTATGGACCGCTGCTCGTTTATCCTCTTGCGGCGGCGATGAAAATATTCGGTCAGACGGTGGTCATCGAACGAGTTGTAAAGTATTGCTATGACTTGTTGGCCTTCGGGATCGTCGTTGTTTTTCTCTTCAAGACAGTTCGTTCGTATCTCCTGTTTGTCTTAGGGAGCCTTCTCTTTTTTTCCATGTACCCGCCGCTCTGGTCGCTGTCCATCAACTTTAGCGCACTGAGGTTTGTCCCGGAAATTCTCTCTTTTTTCCTCATTAACGCTTATCGCGAAAAAGGCGGAAGGAGACGGCTTGCGATTGCGGGTCTTGTCACGGGGCTAGGCGCCTTATTTAGTCAAGAGGCAGGTATCGCTTCCCTGGTGGTGTCCCTGTGCGCATTGTTGCTCCGCAACGTCATGGAACATCGCAACGTGAAGCTATTTATCACCGATACGGCTGCCCTGACGGCTGGACTGGTCACAGCGATCTTGCCTGCAATCCTTATTTTCGCCGGTAAGAACGATTTCACCATGTTTCTGGACAACATGTACGAACTCCCCATGGTGATGACGTTGGGCTACGCCGGCATTCCTTTCCCCGCGTTTCGGGATTTTCTTTCCCATCCGATGCAGACGTCTCCCGTGTCATATTGGATGATTTTTTTTTACAGTATAATGTCCGTATATCTTGCGGTTTCGTTTCTTCTGAAAAGTGATCAGAGAACACTGTACCTTAGGGTAATGCTTTTGTTGTACTGTATGATTCTCATGAGAATACCTTTGGGAAGGTCTCTTGGAAACGATATTAAGGTCTTTCCACCGACATTTATTCTGCTTGCGCTTCAAATGGATTCTTTGGCAGCCGCCATGAGGTGCAGTCAGAAGATCTATATGAAACTCGGTCATGCCATATTTGCACTTATCATCTTGGGTACGCTGTCAGTTGCGTTATTCTCCGGACCTTCCATTCTCGGACACAACATGGAAGACACGGTAGAGAGACTCATACGTTTCCCGCAAATGCATTCAGTCAAACCAACAGGCGTCCCTGTTCATGACATCGGCAGGGGGGGTGTATTGTATGATCCCGCTACGGCAAAAGACATGATCCGGATAAAAAACTTTCTTGACACGTATGCCCGGGATGACAGATACGTATATTTTTTTCCGAATGAGGCGGCCTACTATTTTGTCTTTAATAAACAGAACCCGACCC
This genomic interval from Thermodesulfovibrionales bacterium contains the following:
- a CDS encoding GNA1162 family protein, encoding MGSRVKGAAICAVAMFIVMVSACASHRLDVWRDENMDFGAIKTVAVMPFANLSQVQQAGSRVRDTFMGRLIATGGVYVLPPGDVARGIARAGVAEPTAPSQEEAMKFCGIVKADAVITGVVKEYGEVRSGQAIGSIIALSMSMLEGQTGKIVWTASSQEGGISVKDRLLGPSGKPMNEVTEQAVDDIIDKLF
- a CDS encoding peptidylprolyl isomerase; translation: MKAFVRRLSIGFSLFLFIGMSALAYGQNPSGEGEGRQSDTTGGYILVKTPITSPQEESGGSVLQRVPINSSRFSDVALASVNDDPITFREFRKSLAEIHGEMSEKTDKAGRIDFAQVLRRLINTRLAVAEAKEIGIDEQPEIREEVKAFAKQALRSLMLDQLTKDVVPDEAEVEKLYQDRLEEFKLKEVWFLKKEDAEKMEEAVKAGKDFDNEAKQMIAHHTADTYKEESLKKGDMGPEIRDAISGMAVGSVSPIIPTQKVFLILKLEDVQSSKDPAAVREEARAEALSKKRTKVIEENTKALSEKYLKLDQELFDSLDFEAEKPGFLSLMEDKRVLVEVKGGEPITVGEYTNDIKDTYFHDVEGAIKRKRVNRKKKDMLYSILSKRAILMEALARGIDKTDEYKALVRDYEDSVVFSAFVSKVVVPDVKVSRAEVEAYYHEHQSEFSTREQIKFDSIIFDKRDEAEKAIEELRKGTDPKWIKENAEGQVDKKTAGGSDEEVGGELLNMSDLPEGLHKAVLGVKPGDVRLYMSSRGYFYVLMIREVYPPRPLPLQAVGNTISDRLFSEKLNKHFDELMGKLWGSYSVKIFADDLAKQIKEYKP